Part of the Micropterus dolomieu isolate WLL.071019.BEF.003 ecotype Adirondacks unplaced genomic scaffold, ASM2129224v1 contig_13663, whole genome shotgun sequence genome, CAGCATACCAGCACCAGCATTAAATATACCAGCATGGGATGCTGGTCCCCAGCATACCAGCACCAGCATTAAATATACCAGCATGGGATGCTGGTGCTGGTATGCTGGTTACTAAAGATGTTGAGGATAGTAGCTTGTTCACCAAGGAGGGATGCTGGATGCTGGACAACCACATTGAATTTTAGTATAATGAAAATGATGAAGATATTATGCTTCTTTGTTTCATGTATGTTAGTAACCAccaaaataaagacataaatgttttcaaaacagtattttcatttaataataacAAGAACCAATAAACAATTACTgtttaacataaaaaacaagcaaatcACAACATCGtcaaaatgaacaaaacttAAGNNNNNNNNNNNNNNNNNNNNNNNNNNNNNNNNNNNNNNNNNNNNNNNNNNttagtcccatacacaccagcacgtacctcgagatcctcgggcagaggtctgcagTCTGTTCCACagtctcaactgaaaactaaaggggacagagcgtttggagtcagggccccgaggctctggaacagcctgcctgaggaaatcaggtctgcagtgaactcttaagtcccttcttaaaacatacttttataggagagcctttcatgattttatttgactttattttatatattttttatattgattttaaacatgtattttactgtgttttattgcttttatcatgtgttttatggattttattgtctttgcacgTGTTACAGCGCTTTgttacttgttttttaaaaagggcttgataaataaagattattattattattattattcctagATGTATTAAATGTTCTTATCAATAATTGTGTTCTACCCTGTCATTGTGATTTGGATGTGTCAAATTTCCATCTTATCTCAGACAAAACATAGGCCCCTGTGCCTGACAATGACTGAATGTGTTCTTTCTGATCAACATCTGAGCTCGGAACATCATATTACTACcattttctgtcttatttttAGCAGTTGTACTGAATATGGGtttgaaaattaattttaacaCACACTTTAACCGCATTCTGTTTCTAGGAGGCCTTTAGTGATCTTTGTATTTAAGAAACCTAATACACACAATAGAATTTCTCTCGGGTAAAATGTACTTAGTAGCACAATACCAAACTGTACGGTATAGTGGAAACTGCTTATTGATGTTTCTTCATAATTCATGATTGCTGAGACATTCAACCCTACCGTTGCATTCAGTCTGATCTAGGACTTGCATCTGTCCCTTACTCTCATATATCCAAACGTGATAGTGGGTTTTTGGCGGGAGCCTGCGCAGTTACTCCCATAATATATTAGATCTAAACCTGTTAACTGTTTTGAGTGGCTCTTGACGTCATATTTAAAGGATGGCCTTTGTTCTAAAACTATCCCTACCCCTAACCTACTCTTTGTTCACCATTGCAGGATTTTTCCTGCATAGTGAGATTTTTGGCGGCTCCAAAGACATTTTAGTGAGTGCCAATGAAAAATCTCAAGCtaagaattgaaaaaaaaattgcattttaaatCCTCTCAGAATGTGTTGTCATAGCAATTTTATCAAACAAatgttgagcaagcagaacataaacttaaatagtACGTCTTTGCCTTTAGCAGTCACCTCTCCTCCGTCTGCAGCCGCTTTATTTTATACATGCAGCTGGCGctggatttattttttgatttgattttctcaTGCTGTTTGCTTCTgcataattaaaaacacaaagacaaggaGGGACTTGCAGATATTTATGGTGTTTACAGAAGCCAATAGCTAAATGTGCGTTACACCCCCCCACCCTGTCATGTAGACTCTGTTCACTGAGTGAACATACGGCCGGACTGGGACCCAATACAGCCTCCGAGACCGGCAGAGGGCAGTTTAACGACAGGAAATAAAGGACAGAGGTGGTTTTCTCTCCGGGTTTGGTTCTTGGCATCATGGGGTTCACTCAGCTAGCACAGCTAGCTGCCCGGCTAACTGAACTAACTAATTACAGATATAgttagtaacgttagctgcggtttatcaaaaagtaaatgtatctgTTCTTGAAGAAACTGTAAATCACCTCGGTACTGTTAGTCCCTGTTGGTGTCTCTGTTCGGTCCGGTTCATGCCATGTTCACTGAATGCatgtaggggaaacactggtagTGATAAGCTATTAGACTATACCATGATCTTAAATTATCATAAATGCACTAACATTAACCCTAATCAGAGATTAGCCACAGGGGTGTAAGATcacaaaacacttttatttgtgaaacagttgaATTTTAAATTATAAGCTGTTTGAATGttacaaatactgtataaacTATAGATCAGGTAGATAATAGCCAGAAATAACAGGAAAATGCATAGATTTTCATCATATGGTAACTCATTACATTTAATGTATGTGTCCCGACAGCGGCGCCGCCAGAAACGttgggccccatgacaaaaaatctaattgggCCCCCTCTGCGCAGCTGTTATCACCACATCTCtactgtcccatcaaaagctttacatcaCTCTAATTAAAGGTTTGCAACTGTCTTGTTTCTTGTAGTTCAATATTAGCactagcacaatatttactgctggtgatttgtacatgcaagtctgcatacaggatgcagttcactatttgatGAAAGATTAAAAGCCACCATAAAAATGTCCTTATGACAATCTTTTACAgtctcaatgtatttttatagtaaaattaacggccataattcaatctaaatgaacatatcaaactggattattttaatatagtcaGTAACTTGcatgcaggctgaggtaagctgctgtccagcatccagtacagacaggaaggtgtttttatttgatttcataatggtcattatgtgagaaaataatttgtgtttgaatttctgtcattaataaacattttatcttcttttttgttgtgataaaaagagacagagacacagagaaattCCCACAGACTCCCTGGCATTAACACAATGTTGCTccccttcttcactgggacagggaggctacagttatggggagactgggctgctgctgactcatctgttgttagtctgctgaaaggggcagggacaatgatttaatatgaatatcttgctaaacgtttccctgcactgattaaatgttgaggaaatgtaggctaacagCAGTTtgcagctagctagcttatttcactgtggacattaagccaacaggtttaacaccactcacagactaaagaCATCCTTTCcgttctctctttccttttttgaaaaccagattttggtttactaTGCAACATTGTGATCACTGTACTTCTGGCGCATCTACTGACTGCAACACTGTCACTGATGAGTGCACTaaggcaggaccaaaccatttcatgcagatacaggggggtGGTCGGCCAATATggatgtttactttttggtcaatggggataTTTAACTTCTATTGCCAAGAATAATGGGTTCActaattgtattattatatttaaaatactcaatgatgatggtttatataaatataatttgatattagtttTTACCTATTTTTGGGGGcccctgttgttgttgttcaccCATATATGGCGCCCCTGTGTACCGATCATGCTTACACTCGTGCGTGGTCACCCCTGAAGacccattctgagccaggaaaaagcCTGCATTgtatgattttcttttctgttttaacctctattaatgtttcatttgttgttgttgttctggcTGCAGAGAGGATGATGCTGGTCAACAGTGAACACCTGAATGACAACTTGTGAGCCGTCAAGCAGAAATGATGACAACACCTGCTCAAAGTTCCAGTTTCCTATACTTTGTGCCATGTCTGTATGAGACTCCCACCTGTCTTCAGTCATGTCTGGACCCAGTGGACTGTCTGGACGGCTGTTGTATAATTAAGGTGCACCGTACAAGCCAACAGCTTCATACATAGAAGAAACCAGCACTCAGGAATATTGTTTTGCAGATCACTTTTATTATTAGTATCAGGGCAACAAgtagaaaatattaataataataatatttcagcACTAAGCTATCATCAGCATttgtttaaagaggtcatattatgcatgtttacattgtttcaaaaaacaccatatacatcattgctgcagctcctcttttcgtTTTAGCTAtagagtgatacatcttgtctctaaataatctttgttgggagttgtacatgcgcagttcctagttaaggactactagccactcagaagcagagtagggcgggtcatgTAATGCTGGTGTTCACGGCTTTGGTTCAACTGTAAATCCCCTTATCAGCTTAGAAACATGGACCAGAGCAACAGTTTAGATTTCACTCAGTaaaaaacttggtagcctattaCGTTGCAAGTCGCggacatggtggatattttagcACGGACTAAGTAAAGCAGTATGAACACAAAGTGCAaatgttggtttcggttgtttgataggTTATGTCATTAATAAGCCGGCATATAGCGCACCTGCTGTCGTGATAACGGATCACAGGTGGAAGAATACGGAAAAAAGaggagttctgtgtcttttgggcaagttttaaaacatactgctgatggagaaagtgatAATTCATTGAatttactcaaaaaaaaaatctattttgggAAAGTATTGTTATTGGGGCATGAAATGACCTACAGTATAACAAGATATGAGATTGTATTCATATTGCACAGTCCTAATTCCTAATCATGTCTACTTTATCATTGTAAAGTTTTACATGTAATCTctagtagggctgaacgattttggaaaataatgtcATTGcggtttttctttttaacaagaCTGTGATTTTAATATgtgattaatttttaagctctgtACCTCGGgtattcaaaacggacaagcagtaaatcagtatATAGTTTGACCATTATTATGAGTTATCAAAttataatatgagaaagataattcgAGAGTCTAGTCATGGCATAAAACAATATGatatatcatcaggtcggcctacctgCAGACCACAGGAAAAAAcacagttcaccacagtgtgctgtacagtaagcgctcaatacaaaacccacagttcaaccagcAATTAATGCGACCTTaactcagttcaaatctcctaggagtccatctttctgtatcccagtaagcaaacaaaaaatactcagtttgaggttcagttCAAaggttggccaacgaaaataaaaccaagtgacgcccctcgtgtttaatagacaaggtCAGTAGTTCACCAAattttctgtagtgtcagcttctgtcaaggttaaggccattgtacaaaaACAAGTCAAGGGTACAGCATAACGTGtgaagttgatgcttcgtctgcagactgatttactcttgggtgtcatgtgaccagagtgtaattgCAGCCTTggcgattagaaaatcttgttttatcacATCGGGATAATAtcacaaatgcaattaatcgttcagccctaatctcTATTTAGGTGCCGGTTAGCTCACCTGGTACAGCATGTGCACCATGTAGAAGGCTGAAGTCAGCAAAGGGCAGCAGCCTGCTTCAGTTTCAGCCAGCTTCCCTTTGCTGCAGTCATCCTCTTTCTCCCACATTTCCAGTGTCTCTCGTTAGCTGGTCTGTGAAATAAAGACTTTTTTTGacactggaaaaacattaaatacattttttgacttttgttgctgtttcatcaccatttatagctctacaatgtgtttttgatcaaatagtttactagagcacaacaGTGTTTACAAGaatgcaaagttcttcatagataacctcttaattttgcaccaaatgaatgcatttaactttttatttaaattttcttccATTCAAACAATCAAACCAGTAACCTGccaaccaaaaacaaaaagatatgCAAATGATGACATATGAAATACATGTCAATAAACAGCTGTAGTttggttgttttcttttctgcaactgaaaacaatgaattgttcagccctagttctCATATCGCATAACATGACtgcacagcctctcttcaggtcagaCTCTGCAACACTTGTGTTTGTAAAGAGAAAATGATAGGATAAAATCGCTAAcactgcctgtcagctcgcactggtccgttttAGTGGTTTTCCATCAAGGCTTGAATACGTATGCACTCCACACGGGTGCAGCTAGCTTAActgccttctcacaaacgagtgacagaaagagaCCGTTAAAACAGACCGTTGAtgttaccgtagttacctcaaaagaaaagtgattGTCTCAAGACAGATGccagtgtgtgtgagcatgcaaGCTTACAGCAGCGCGGAGCAGCGTCCACAAAAGacaacgttagaggtctgtaatgttattatgagatgtgtgaaaatattttcGATTAATTTTGAAACTCCGGCAGAACAAATTACTGTGGTGTATTACGTTGCAAGTCGACAGAGGTGAAACAAATGCTGCTGATAGCTTAGtgcaaaaatgtttctgtttcgCCATGAGACTAATTTCTTATACAAGTGACCTAGTGACCTGGCAAAACTATATTCCAGAGGGTTGGTTTCTTCCATTTAGAATTCATTGGGGCTCTGTTTAACAAGAGACGGCTGTGAGTTTCTTTATAGGCAATGCATAATGCTCAAGTACTGCATCAATCTAACTTTATTTGTTTCTGCTTTCTTGCTGCAGAGAGGATCATGCAAGTTAACAGATACCACCTGATGGACAACATGTGATTCCAACTTGTGACAATACACTTTGAAGTTCCAGTTTCCTGAACATCATGTCCGTGTGAAACCCAATCCCATGTAGACGCCCTCTTCGGTCAAGCTTGGACTCATTACCCTTGATCAACTGGGGTCAAGTGGCACATTTTTATCCTTCATATACTATATGGACACATGTTGTTTTCCAGGGCCGGCCCTGGCCAATTTGCTGCCCTAGGCAAGATTTCACCTGATGCCCCTGGATTTTTGTTCATAAACTTACACAGAACCAAACACaggtttgtcttgtttttctttaatttgaaaatattttggaaacacaaacacacaacgtATTATAgatacaatataaatatgtatattttatattatgttatgttaaacCTTGCTTTCCTTTGCTTTCCTTGCCTTTCTTACAGCATATGTAACATTCCAAAAAGACcattgcacaaaaaataaataactatacACAAACTTGAATGCACTATGCAAAATGTTTAGCAAATGTTCTACAGCCTTACTCGCCTTGCCTTTCTAGCCGCAAAGTCATCTATGATATCATCATAAGACAGCTGTTGTGAGACCACATGATTTATGCTAATGACTGAAAGTCCACTGAGACGTTCTTGAGCCATTGTAGATCTCAGGTAGTTTTTAATCAGTTTGAGCTTAGAGAAGCTCCTTTCAGCACCAGCGACTGTCACAGGTAGAGTGGCAGAGATTCTCAGAGCGACCCACATATTGGGGAAAATCAGCTTCTTCTCGTGCAGGAAAGTCAGGAGCTCAATGTTTGTCATAATTTTTGATGGCAGATGTGGAAAGTTTTGCATTTCTAATACAAGTTCTCTGCCATCAATGTCTGGCTGTCCATCATGGCTTAAAGCTGTGCTCAGGGTTTGACAGTGCTCTAACAACTCTTCTTTGGACATGTTGGGAAAGTTGAGAAGAACTCCAAATTTGTCATTCACCTCCCCCAGGGTCTGAAATCTCTCATCTAGTGAAGACAGGGCTGTATCCACgactacataaaaaaaaattgtttccaATTTTTTAAGTGGTCTCTGACCATGATTTCAGGGTGGTTTTGACGTGTTTCAGGAGGATATCCCATCTATGGGTGGAGGCTGAGAAGAGTTTGAACAATTTTGCTACATAGCCAAAGTAGCCAATGGCATCTGGTGAGCTCTTAGCAGCATCAGCTACCACCAAATTTAAGGAGTGGGCACCACATGGGACAAAAAAGGCCCTTGAGTTCAGTTGAAGCAGCCTAGCCTGAACACCTTTATTCTTTCCCTTCATGTTGGCACCATTATCGTAGGATTGTCCTCTGCAGTCCTCAAAGGGGATGTTCAGCTCCTCTAGTCTTTTGAGGATGAGAGCAGACAAACTTTCCCCGGTTGACTCCTCTGCCACAAGAAAGCCCATGAAATGTTCTTTAATTTGTGGCAATTCTTCTTCCAGTGAAACAATCCTGACAATCACAGAGAGCTGTTCTTTATGACTCAGATCAGGGGTGCAATCTAAAATGATGGAGAAATACTTTGAGGTCTTGATCTCTTCCAATATTTTTTCCAGTATTTTTGTGCTTATTGAGTCTATGAGTTCATTTTGGATTCTTTTGCCCAGGTAATGTGTGTGACTTCCAGCTCCGCTTTCCACCCTACCAACATGCTGCTTCATTATTGGGTCAAATTTGGCCATTAGCTCCACCTCTTTAAGAAAATTGCCATTGTCTGGTTTGTTTAATGTGTCTGTGGATCCCCTTAAAGCAATGTTTCTTTCAGCTAAGGACTGAATTATTGCCACCAGTCTGGTAAGCACCTCTCGCCAcctgtttctctctgcctcagcGAGTGCCATCTCTTGCTTATCTATGGTCAACCCTTTTGCAAGACGAACCTCTAATTCCTTCCATGTTGCCATGTTTGTATTGTGCTCATGGCTATCCTCATGGACCTTGAGCAAGTGGCTTGCATTTTTCCAGTCCTTTAGTCCTTCTTTAATCAATTTGAAATCTTTCTGAGAAAAGATTTTGCAGCAGAAGCAGTACAAACTGTCATTCTTTTTTGAGTACATTAGCCAGCTTCTTTTGATTTTTTCTCCATTGACTAAGACTCTATTAAAATAGTCATGCTGACATCTTCTCCCGTCTTTTTGTTTCGGaaatgtgaaattgttttttatatgaTATGGTCCTCTGAGAACAAACTCTGCTCTTACCTTCTCAATTAAAACAGATGGCCAGTCAGCAGGGTCTAATGGCGCAGCCTTTTTGTAAACTGATGCTGAATCGCTGGGCGGTGCTGAAGTGGAGGGAagagatgtctatgaagattctcagtcatccaggtcatagttatccaacgaaggttaaaatcaagggcaactggacctggttgaagatactggaagacgtttcgtccctcatccaaaggacttcttcagttctgactgactggcagggaaactcagctatttaacctcagtgggNNNNNNNNNNNNNNNNNNNNtccttattatcaggctgctcgaaaaagtccgttaagactcttcagctgatccagaatgctgcagcatgtgttctgacaggaaccaggaaaagagatcatatttctcctgttttagcttctttgcattggcttccagtaaaatccagtttgggttcaggaggcagacaccatctccacatttaagagtaggcttaagactttcctctttgataaagcttatagttagggctggctcaggtgagtcctgaaccatcccttagttatgctgctataggcctagactgccgggggatttcctatgatgcactgagctcctctctcctctactttctctccctctgtatgcaacctcatcccattattgcatgttactaacacaacttctcccctttccggtagtcttgtgctttcccgtccctctcctctctcctcctatcacttcctgcaggttttctggctctggagctgtggctgcgggtcacctgctgcccccgtgttcctgctcgacaccctctgctgcaacgactattattactagtcctattgttattattgttattataatcattaacattacgattgttatcattaacactactataaatatctgtaccatttttcatttagtctatagtatattgtgtaggctgcctccctcccctctctctccttccagccctctctttttcactctgttcctctcctgccccccctctctcgctctctctctctctccttcaccccaaccggtcgaggcagatggcctcgaccggttggggtcgAGGCcatcatttaaatttttccttgcctctgtcacctagtgcttgctcttggtgggaactgttgggcttctgtaaataacatcatagagtatggtctagacctgctcttttatgaaaagcgctgtgagatacctgttgttgtgatttggcgctatataaataaaactgaattgaattgaattgaatcactGAGATGAGTGATCAGTTTTGAAATGAAAGCGTATGAGACCGACAGAGCAGCTTGTACTGTATAAATGTTCTTTTTAACTACACACATATTCTTACACTAAAATGCACACAGGTGAAAAACTCACTCCGAAAAGGTGGAAGACTGAACATCTTTATTGTTGGTGTCTCCATCTCCCCATTTTAacccactcactctctctctctctctctcagggtcCAGCACTCATTCATTTCAACCAGTTTCCCCATTTGGTTCTGCCACCACCAGTGTTTAGACTCTATCGGCTCGATCAGGACATAATTACAAAAGTGAAATGTCAACACTCCAACATTTATTCAAAACATTAgttaatggtaagatgtggtgggatgaaaaaaaacccaacaattTTCAGACATGTTGGTAGATGTTGAATAAAACTGTAGGTTCTTTATATCACTGAAAATGTTCTCAAGTTCTGCCCTTTATGCTTAAAGTGTCTAATGAGAAACAGAGCCTCGACACTAAGAATTTAAATAAACCTTATATGTTAATGTGTCAGATGTCAGAACtaatattaacatttttgtgcaattaaaataaatgtgcttGTGGTGTTAATAATGATAGacattttacacaaattaaaacatgtgaCAGATTTCAGAACAGCTGTCTTGGAGGGTTGACTATTGGATGTTAATTCCCCAGTTTTCACCAAATATCTCCACTTCAGCTGTGTCTTCCTGTGTTtatgcaaaactcagatgtcaTTCTTACTTGATATCGGTTTAGGAGCATGGGCGTAAATCTCATCTCACAGTAgggggggacaataaacataaaatttcaatttttgaaggggacacaaGTAATACAAccaaaatttaatttttatagGATACATGTACACAGAGGGAAGTCTTGCTATTAtttttctggccaacaacacaaagcaatagttgtttatatgacttaagttcataggttcaccacgTGGTCATATTATCCTAAATAACTTGTGTCTTCTAGGCTACATAGTAATTTAGGTTTCTTATGGGATCgatacattatttttattatggcCACCATCAGAACCAGTATAAATGTTGGCTGTTCTCACTGGTCTCATTTGTAATGAAACactaattataaaataataaaataaattgcacaccattttaattctacctaATTCTCCAATTgatttgtgtttaatcacaaactacagtaatctcACCTTTCTTTTCCCCTCAGATTCTTTTGCCCAGGTAATGTGTGTGACTTCCAGCTCCGCATTCCACCCTACCAACATGCTGCTTCATTATTGGGTCAAATTTGGCCATTAGCTCCACCTCTTTAAGAAAATTGCCATTGTCTGGTTTGTTTAATGTGTCTGTGGATCCCCTTAAAGCAATGTTTCTTTCAGCTAAGCACTGAATTATTGCCACCAGTCTGGTAAGCACCTCTCGCCAcctgtttctctctgcctcagcGAGTGCCATCTCTTGCTTATCTATGGTCAACCCTTTTGCAAGACGAACCTCTAATTCCTTCCATGTTGCCATGTTTGTATTGTGCTCATGGNNNNNNNNNNNNNNNNNNNNCAGCTTCTTTTGATTTTTTCTCCATTGACTAAGACTCTATTAAAATAGTCATGCTGACATCTTCTCCCGTCTTTTTGTTTCGGaaatgtgaaattgttttttatatgaTATGGTCCTCTGAGAACAAACTCTGCTCTTACCTTCTCAATTAAAACAGATGGCCAGTCAGCAGGGTCTAATGGCGCAGCCTTTTTGTAAACTGATGCTGAATCGCTGGGCGGTGCTGAAGTGGAGGGAAGAGATGTGCTTGATGCTGAATCGCTGGGGAGAGATGGAGATGTCTGCAACAGGTGGCCCAGGATTTGCAGGGACGGGGTTCAGATATTTCAAAAGTGCATCTGACGAGGGAAGAGGAGGATTATGTGACCATTGGgtgttacattttattattaaaaagctGATGATAGTGAAACTATAAAAATATGGCAGTAACTAAACCACATTATAgcttaaacacacaaacagcaagaATAATTAC contains:
- the LOC123966545 gene encoding zinc finger MYM-type protein 1-like (The sequence of the model RefSeq protein was modified relative to this genomic sequence to represent the inferred CDS: added 305 bases not found in genome assembly), with the protein product MATWKELEVRLAKGLTIDKQEMALAEAERNRWREVLTRLVAIIQSLAERNIALRGSTDTLNKPDNGNFLKEVELMAKFDPIMKQHVGRVESGAGSHTHYLGKRIQNELIDSISTKILEKILEEIKTSKYFSIILDCTPDLSHKEQLSVIVRIVSLEEELPQIKEHFMGFLVAEESTGESLSALILKRLEELNIPFEDCRGQSYDNGANMKGKNKGVQARLLQLNSRAFFVPCGAHSLNLVVADAAKSSPDAIGYFGYVAKLFKLFSASTHRWDILLKHVKTTLKSWSETRWESRIDSIQAVRYQAGPVRDALLEVRETTQDPVVKVEAQSLAEEIGSYRFSICTVIWYDILNKIQHVSKQMQSPSMQLDVAVDMLKKTRESLDSYRNTGFS